The following proteins are encoded in a genomic region of Rattus rattus isolate New Zealand chromosome 2, Rrattus_CSIRO_v1, whole genome shotgun sequence:
- the Borcs7 gene encoding BLOC-1-related complex subunit 7, translating into MMASGTPDSQARFGQSVKGLLTEKVNTCGTDVIALTKQVLKGSRSSELLGQAARNMVLQEDAILHSEDSLRKMAIITTHLQYQQEAIQKNVEQSPDLQDQLSHLLK; encoded by the exons ATGATGGCGAGTGGGACGCCGGATTCGCAAGCCCGATTTGGTCAGTCGGTGAAGGGGCTTCTCACAGAGAAGGTGAACACCTGCGGCACCGACGTAATCGCGCTCACCAAGCAGGTGCTAAAAGGCTCGCGAAGCTCTGAG ctGCTGGGGCAGGCAGCTCGAAACATGGTGCTACAGGAAGATGCCATCTTGCACTCGGAAGAt AGTTTAAGGAAGATGGCGATAATAACAACGCACCTTCAGTACCA GCAAGAAGCTATTCAGAAGAA CGTTGAACAGTCGCCTGACCTGCAGGACCAGTTGAGTCATTTACTGAAGTAG